The Streptomyces nigra genome includes the window GCTCATGCCGAGGAGCTGGGTGATCTCCTCGCCGATCTCCTGGTGGGAGCGGCTGAGGTCCTTCCATGCGCCGGCGCGCGGGTCGTACTCGCGCAGCCATGTCTGGGCCTTGTCGAGCGTGGTGCCCGTGCCGCGCTTCTTCGGGCGCTCCCACGGGGGCTGGCGGGTGATCTCGAGACGGCGTCCGGCGACGGTGAGTTCGAGGCGGACCTCGGTGCGGGTGCCGGCCGCCGCGTGGTCGCTGCGCAGGGTGAGGCCCTGGCCGCTCTGCCGGGCGCCGGGCACGGAGCCGTAGAGCGCATAGCAGACGGCGTCCAGGACGGAGGTCTTGCCGGCGCCGGTCGGTCCGTGCAGCAGGAACAGGCCTGCCTGGGACAGCGCGTCGAAGTCGACGGACTGGGTGCCGCCGAAGGGCCCGAAGGCCGTCAGATCGAGACGGTGGAGCCTCACCGGGCCACCTCCCGCACGGCCTCGTCGGCGCGCACGGCGTCGAACGCGTCCCGCAGGACGGCCTGTTCATGGGCGTCGGGTCCGGCGCCGCGCACATGGGTCACGAAGTCCTCCGCGATCTCCTGGTCGCTGCGTCCGGCCAGCCGGCGCGCGTAGGACACCGCGGGCTCTCCGGGCACGCGCTCGGGGTCGAAGACGAGGCTGAGGGTGTGCGGGAAGCGCTCGGCGAGGCGGGCCATGGGGTCGGTGGGGCGCACCGCGTCGGTGAGCGTGGCCTCCACCCAGGACTCCTCGTGCGGGCGCAGGGCCGGATCGGCGAGCAGGCCCTCCAGGGTCCCCCGGATCCGTGCCAGGGGCCGGGGCACCGGGCAGTCGATCCGCTCCGCCGTGACCGCGCCGCCCGCGTCCAGGTCGACGAGCCACATGCTCTTGCGGTGTCCGGCCTCCGAGAACGAGTACGGCAGCGGGGAGCCCGGGTAGCGGACGCGTTCGGCGATGGTCTGGCAGCCGTGCAGGTGCCCCAGTGCGACGTAGTCGACGCCGTCGAAGACGCCGGCGGGCACCGCGGCCACCCCGCCGACGGTGATGTCCCGCTCGCTGTCGCTGGGCTCGCCGCCCGTGACGAAGGCATGGGCGAGGACGACCGAGCGGGTGCCGGGGGCGCGCGTGGCGAGGTCGGCGCGGACCTGTCCCATGGCGGCGGCGAGCACGGCCTCGTGCCCGGCCTTGTCGACGCCGAGGCCGTCCTTGACGAGGGCCGGCTCCAGATAGGGCAGCCCGTAGAAGGCGACGCCGCCGTGGTCGTCGGCCAGGACCACGGGGGTGCCGCAGGTCTTCGGGTCGGTCCGCAGATGGATGCCGGCGCGGCCCATGAGGCCGGCGCCGACGCCGAGCCGGCGCGCGGAGTCGTGGTTGCCGGAGATCATCACGGTGGGCACACCCAGGTCGGCGAGCCGGTGCAGCGCGTCGTCGAACAGCTCCACGGCGGCGAGCGGCGGCACCGCCCGGTCGTACACGTCCCCCGACACGAGCACCGCGTCCACGTCGTGCTCGCGCACGGTGGAGACGAGGTGCCCGATGAACTCGGCCTGGGCGCCGAGCATGTTGACCCGGTGGAACGCGCGGCCGAGGTGCCAGTCGGAGGTGTGCAGCAGTCTCATGATCCCCCGACCCTATCGGCCGGGTCCGACAACGCAGGCGGTTACTCCCGTATCGCCCGGTCTCGCACGTTCCCGCGGGCACGTCCGCACCGGCCGGTCATCCGCCGTACCGGGTACGTCATTTCAGACATGTCAGGAAACGCGCTCCCCGGTGACCAGTTGGTCCGCGAGCCGGCGGGCCTGGGTCAGGAGGGTGCCGTAGGTGGCCAGGGCCTCGGGGTCCTCCAGCACGCCGTCGGGCAGCCGCCGGTGCAGATCGTCCAGGGTGCGGCGCATGTCGTCGACGACCTGGCGCAGCTCCTCGTCCACCTTCGCGTCGTAGCCGCCCGGGGCGAACCGGCTCTGCGGGTACAGGCAGATCGCGTGGGCGCTGCCGCGCAGGAAGCCGGCGTACGCCTCGCTGACCGCCGGGCCCGGCCGGGGCTGCGGGCGTCCGCCGTCGCTGGACTCCAGCACCGCCCGGGTGACGCCGGAGGTATGCACGGCGACGTAGTCGAGGACGGTCACCGCGTCGTCGTACTCCTGGCCGGGCGGTGCCTCCGCGAGCTTGCGGCGGCGCGGGTTGACGCGCAGGCTCTCCCGACTCCAGCCGACCGCCGAGCGGGCCTGCTCGACGAGCCGGAACAGGCGCAGCGCGCGCTCGTGCAGCTCCCGCGCGGGCTCGCTGTCCCACTCGCCGGCGGCCAGCCGGTCCGCGACCGCCTCCAGGATCCGCCGGGCCTCGTCGGCCGCCTCCTCCAGCGCCACGCGCGTGCCGCGCAGATACACCGGCGGCCGGATCAGCGCGTTCACGGCGATGCCCACGAACGCGCCGAAGCACGCCTCGGCGATCCGGGTGGCCGACGCCATGAGCGTGACGGGGCCGCTGGTCAGCACGAACAGCGCGCCGGTGGCGGCGTAGATCCCCTGGCTGCCGAGCCGCCCCCAGTTGCCGAGCAGCACCACGACCGGCAGCACGAAGGCCATCGCCAGCGTCGGGGAGTTCAGCAGCATGGCCACGCCGGTCGCCACGACGGTGCCCGTGGCGATGGCCGCGAGCTGCTGCAGCCCGCGCGCGATCGACCGGAAGACCGTCGACTCCACCAGCACGATGGCCACCCAGGGCGCGACGAACGCGTTCGGCGCCTTGAGCCACCAGCCGGCCACCAGCCACGCCACGCAGGCCGCCAGGGCCGCCTTGCCGGCCTGGATCGCCACGTCCCGTTCGGGGCCCGGCCGGGTCCACGCCCGCCGGACCGGCTCTCCCAGGCTGCGGGCACCGCGCCGGGCGCGTACCGCCGTCTCGCTCATCCCCATGCCCTGCAGGTGCCACATACGGCGCGATGAATGCGGCCCACGACCCGATCGACGCGGCGTGTGGCGGGCCTCACACGCGCGTGGGGGCACGCCGGGTCAGGCGTCGCCGTACGCCTCCCCGCCGAGTTCGAGGACGGCCGTGCCCGCGGTGGCGTCCGCGAGCCAGGCCCGGAACGCCTCCACGTCGGCGTCGGGCAGCCCGATCTCGAGGGTGACGGCCTCGGCGTACCGGACGTCCCGTACGTCGCGGCCGGTGGACCTCAGGTCGTTCTGCACCTTGCCCGCGCGCTGGTGGTCGACGGTGACGGTGGCGAGCCGGAAGCGGCGCCGGGTGAGCGTGCCCACGGCGTCCAGCGCCTCGCCGACCGCTCCGCCGTAGGCCCGGATCAGGCCGCCCGCGCCGAGCTTCACGCCGCCGTAGTAGCGGGTGACGACGGCGACGACGTACCGCATGTCGCGGCGCAGCAGCATCTGGAGCATGGGGAGCCCGGCCGTGCCGCCGGGCTCGCCGTCGTCGTTGGCCTTCTGGACGGAGGCGTCGGCGCCGATGACGTAGGCCCAGCAGTTGTGGGTGGCGTCCGCGTGCTCCTTGCGCACGCGCGCGACGAAGTCCTGCGCCTCCTGCTCGGTGGCGGCCGGCGCGAGCGCGCAGATGAAGCGCGAGCGGTTGATCTCGGTCTCGTGCACACCCGCGCGGGCGACGGTGCGGTACTCGTCCTGCATCCGGCCAGCCTAAGCCGCTCCTCGTCCGGCCCGGCACGCGCGTGCGTGCCCGCCCGGTCAGCCCTTCCGTCCCCGCGCCACCATGACGTCCGTCAGCAGGGCCGTGCCCGCCGTGAGGTCGCGCCAGGCGGGACCGTGCCAGGCCAGGACGGCCGCGGCGGCCGTCGGGAACTTCGTGCCGACCTCGTCCAGCAGATCGTCGAGGCCGTCCCCGGCGAGGTCGAGGACCAGTTCCTCCAGACCGGGGTTGTGGCCGACCAGGAGCAGTGTCGCGACCTCGGCGGGCGCCTCGTGCACGACGGCCAGCAGGTCGGCGACGCCCGCCGCGTACAGCCGCCGGTCGTGACGGACCGGCGGCGGTGTCCCCCATTGGGCGCACGCCAGGTCCCAGGTCTGCCGCGCGCGTACGGCGGTGGAGCACAGGGCGAGGTCCGGCAGGCAGTCGGCCTCGGCGAGCAGCCGGCCGGCGACCGGGGCGTCGCGCCGGCCGCGCGCGGCGAGCGGCCGCTCGTGGTCGGGCAGATCGTCCGGCCAGGCCGACTTCGCGTGCCGCAGCACGACCAGCCGGCGCAGCGGGCCCGCCCCGATGTGGGCGCTCACCGCGGGCTCCCCAGGTCCCGGGTGAGGTCGACGCCGAGGAGGCGGTCGGCGTGGGCGAACGTCTCGAAGCGGGCGCCGTCCGGCAGGTCCGGCGCGCTCTCCACCCAGCGCAGGACGCCGAGCACCCCGGGGATGTCCAGGTCGTCCTCCCAGGCGGTGCGCAGCTCGGTCCGCACCTCGTCGGGCACGGGGCGCGACGGCCGCCGCGCCCAGTCGGCGACGGCGTGCCGCCAGCGCGCGAGGGTCGCGTGGGCCTCGTCGAGCGTGTCCGCGTCGAGCGACAGGGGGACGCCCCGGCGCCGGCCGAGCAGTGCGAGACGCAGGACGGCGGGGTCGGCGTCCTCGGGCGGCGCGGAGGCGTGCACGGCGGCGACGGCCACGCGGACGCCGTCCGGTTCCGCGCCGCCCTCGCGCACGACGTGCAGGACCTGTGTCTCGCCGAGCCCGGAGGCGGCGTCCCGGCCGTCCTCGAAGGGCCGGATGCCGAGCGCGGCGGCTCCGGCCCGCAGCTCCGCCTGCTGCCGCTCCTCGTCGAGCAGCGCCCACACCGGTGTGCCCCCGAGTTCCAGGGCGCGCACGAGGAGGTCCGCGACGAGCAGGACCCGCAGGGCGGTGACGTCGAAGCCCTCGGTATGCGCCTCGACGCGGGTCAGGCCCCGCCGGGCGGGCGCGGCGTCGACGGGCTGGCCGGTTCGGGCGTCGATGATGCGCAGCACGGAGCGAGCGTAGGCGCCCGAGCGGCCGTCCGCAGCCGTCCGGCCCGCTTCCCGCGCGGCGTGCCGCGCTCCGGGGTCCCCGGGGGCCGCGTCGGTGGGCCGGTCGTCCATGGGCCGGTCACCCATAGGGCCACGGCCCGCCCACGCGCGCGTGGGTGCTGTCGTACCCGGGCATCGCCACCCCCTGCCGTGCGGACTGCCCGCACGGTACTGCGCACCGGCCCGACCGGACAGGCGTGCGGGCGGGCTTCCGGATCGACGCGCCAGCTGAACGACACGCCGGCAGCGGGAATCGTCACGACCCGTCATCCGTTGGGGAAGGCGAAGGCGTGGGACAAGGCGACTGCCTTCGCCTTCCCCAGCTGAACGACGACACAGAAGGAGGCCGGCGGTGTACGGAGACGACGCGGCGGTCCGCAGGACCCTCGGTGAACTCGGCGACACGTGGGCCGTCGTGGGCCTGTCGTCCAACCGGGGACGGGCGGCGTACGGCGTCGCGGACGTGCTCCAGCGCTACGGCAAGCGCATCGTGCCGGTCCACCCGAAGGCCGAGACGGTCCACGGCGAGCAGGGCTACGCGTCGCTCGCGGACATCCCCTTCGACGTCGACGTGGTCGACGTCTTCGTGAACAGCGACCTCGCGGGCGCGGTCGCCGACGAGGCGGTCGCCAAGGGCGCCAGGGCGGTCTGGTTCCAGCTCGGCGTCATCGACGAGGCGGCCTACGACCGCACGCGCGCGGCGGGCCTGGAGATGGTCATGGACCGCTGCCCGGCGATCGAGATACCCCGCCTCGGCTGACCGGACGCCCGGTCGCCACCCGTCTCCCCTCCCCCGGGCGGCCGCTCCATAATGCTCGGGTGACTTCGACCTCCCCCCACATCAACTCCCCTGCCCAGCACCGCTTTCCGGTGGTGATCGTGGGCGCCGGCCCGGCCGGTCTGACCGTCGGCAACATCCTGCGGGCCGCGTCCGTCGACTGCCTGGTCCTGGAGACCGAGACCCGCGCCGTCATCGAACAGCGGCCGCGCGCCGGGGTGTTGGAGGAGGGGGCCGTCCGTGGACTGGAGCGGCGCGGGCTGGCGGACACCCTGCTGCGGCGGGCTCAGCGGCATACGGAGTGCGAGTTCCGGTTCGACGGGCGCCGCCACCGGTTCGCGTACACGGAGCTGACGGGCGTTCATCACTGGGTGTATCCGCAGCAGTTCCTGGTGACGGACCTGGTGCGGGAGTACGCGGACGTACGCGGCGGCGAGATCCGCTTCGGCGTGCGGGACGTCGAACTGCACGACGTGGACGGCGACCACCCCTCGGTGTCCTACGTCTGCCCGGAGACAGGGCGGCGCGAGGTGGTGCGGTGCGACTTCGTCGCGGGGTGCGACGGCGCGCGCGGCGTGACGCGGGACGCGATACCGGCGGGCCGCGCCCGGACGTCCCGCGGCGACTACGGCATCGGATGGCTGGCCCTGCTCGCCGAGGCGCCGCCGTCGGCGGACTGCGTGGTGTTCGGCATGCATCCGCGCGGGTTCGCCGGCCATATGCCGCGCAGTGCCGACGTGACCCGCTACTACCTGCAGTGTCCGCCGGACGACGACCCGGAGAACTGGCCGCAGGACCGGGTGTGGGAGGAGCTCCGGGAGCGGCTCGGGGCGGACGGCGCACCGCCGCTGACCGAGGGGCGGCTCATCGAGAAGCGCGTCCTCGAGATGCACAACTACGTGGTGGAGCCGATGGTGTCCGGGCGGCTTCTGCTGGCGGGCGACGCGGCGCATCTGACCGCGCCCATCGCCGCCAAGGGCATGAACCTCGCGCTGCACGACGCCTTCCTGCTCGGCGACGCACTCGCCGCCCACCTCACGAAGGGCGACAGCGCCGGCCTGGACGGATACTCCGCCGCCTGCCTCGAACGGGTCTGGGACTACCAGGAGTTCTCGCACTGGCTGTCCGAGGTGTACCACGGCGTCTCGTCGGGCGACCCGTATCGCGCCGGCACGACGCTGGCGCGGCTGCGTCGGGTGTTCGCCTCTCCGGTGGCGGCTCGGGCGTTCGCCGAGCAGTACCTCGGGCAGCCCGCCACCCGCTGACGGTCGCCCCGGCGCACCTCAGTCGTGCGGCGGCCGGTCGCTGAGCCGGTGGTCCGCCACGTTCAGGGCCTCGTCGACGAGGCGGCGCAGATGCCCGTCGCGCAGGGAGTAGATCACCCGCCGGCCCTCCTTGCGCGTGTCCACCAGCCCGGCGAGCCGCAGCCGGGCCAGGTGCTGGCTGACGGCGGGCCGGGCGGCCGCGCACGCCTCGGTGAGCGTCGTGACGTCGGCCTCCCCTGCGGTGAGGGCGTGCAGCAGGGCGAGCCGGGTGCGGTCGCCGAGCAGGGCCAGGAGCTCGGCGGCGAGCGCGAACTGCTCCTCGCCCGGGCTGCGCGGATGCGCACCGTGCGCAGGTGATAGGTGCATGCGTGCGCTCATACGCACATAATGGCCCCGTGGGCGGCCGGCCGTCCACCTCCGCGCATCGGAAGGGGATCGCCGTGAGCGACGATCACGCGCATGGGCAGGACGGGCACGGGCACCACGGGCACGAGCACGACGAGGGCCGGCGCGGGCATGGCGGGCCCCCTCACACCCACGGGCATCCGCACACCCACGGGCATCCGCACACCCACGAAAGCCCGCACATCCGGGCCTCCCTCCCCCACCGCCTGGCCCACCGCCTACGCCCCCACTCCCACGAGACGGCCGACAAGCTCGACTCCGCGCTGGAGTCGTCGGCCCGTGGGATGCGGGCGCTGTGGGTCTCCCTCGCGGTCCTCGGCGTGACGGCGCTGGCCCAGGCGGTCGTCGTGGCCGTCTCCGGTTCGGTGGCGCTGCTGGGCGACACGGTGCACAACGCCGCCGACGCGCTGACGGCCGTACCGCTCGGGATCGCCTTCGTCCTGGGCCGGCGCGCGGCGACCCGCCGCTTCACCTACGGGTACGGCCGCGCCGAGGACCTGGCGGGCCTCGTCATCGTCCTCACCATCGGCGCGTCCGCGGCCTTCGCGGGCTGGACGGCCGTGGCCCGCCTGCTGGACCCGCGCCCCATGGAGCACATCCCGGTCGTGGCGGTGGCGGCACTCGTCGGCTTCGCCGGGAACGAGTGGGTGGCCCGGTACCGGATCCGGGTCGGCCGTGCCATCGGCTCGGCGGCGCTGGTCGCCGACGGACTGCACGCCCGCACCGACGGGTTCACG containing:
- a CDS encoding CoA-binding protein, which gives rise to MYGDDAAVRRTLGELGDTWAVVGLSSNRGRAAYGVADVLQRYGKRIVPVHPKAETVHGEQGYASLADIPFDVDVVDVFVNSDLAGAVADEAVAKGARAVWFQLGVIDEAAYDRTRAAGLEMVMDRCPAIEIPRLG
- a CDS encoding YigZ family protein, which codes for MQDEYRTVARAGVHETEINRSRFICALAPAATEQEAQDFVARVRKEHADATHNCWAYVIGADASVQKANDDGEPGGTAGLPMLQMLLRRDMRYVVAVVTRYYGGVKLGAGGLIRAYGGAVGEALDAVGTLTRRRFRLATVTVDHQRAGKVQNDLRSTGRDVRDVRYAEAVTLEIGLPDADVEAFRAWLADATAGTAVLELGGEAYGDA
- a CDS encoding cation diffusion facilitator family transporter, whose product is MSDDHAHGQDGHGHHGHEHDEGRRGHGGPPHTHGHPHTHGHPHTHESPHIRASLPHRLAHRLRPHSHETADKLDSALESSARGMRALWVSLAVLGVTALAQAVVVAVSGSVALLGDTVHNAADALTAVPLGIAFVLGRRAATRRFTYGYGRAEDLAGLVIVLTIGASAAFAGWTAVARLLDPRPMEHIPVVAVAALVGFAGNEWVARYRIRVGRAIGSAALVADGLHARTDGFTSLAVLASAAGAALGWRPADPVVGLAITAAILLVLRDAAREVFRRVLDAVDPALVDRAEGALRDVPGVREVGELRLRWIGHRLRAEVAVVVDGEATVRQAHAIAVDAEHALLHAVPRLTAALVHADPAPVAGEADPHHALAHHMTA
- a CDS encoding FUSC family protein, whose translation is MGMSETAVRARRGARSLGEPVRRAWTRPGPERDVAIQAGKAALAACVAWLVAGWWLKAPNAFVAPWVAIVLVESTVFRSIARGLQQLAAIATGTVVATGVAMLLNSPTLAMAFVLPVVVLLGNWGRLGSQGIYAATGALFVLTSGPVTLMASATRIAEACFGAFVGIAVNALIRPPVYLRGTRVALEEAADEARRILEAVADRLAAGEWDSEPARELHERALRLFRLVEQARSAVGWSRESLRVNPRRRKLAEAPPGQEYDDAVTVLDYVAVHTSGVTRAVLESSDGGRPQPRPGPAVSEAYAGFLRGSAHAICLYPQSRFAPGGYDAKVDEELRQVVDDMRRTLDDLHRRLPDGVLEDPEALATYGTLLTQARRLADQLVTGERVS
- a CDS encoding 4-hydroxybenzoate 3-monooxygenase; the protein is MTSTSPHINSPAQHRFPVVIVGAGPAGLTVGNILRAASVDCLVLETETRAVIEQRPRAGVLEEGAVRGLERRGLADTLLRRAQRHTECEFRFDGRRHRFAYTELTGVHHWVYPQQFLVTDLVREYADVRGGEIRFGVRDVELHDVDGDHPSVSYVCPETGRREVVRCDFVAGCDGARGVTRDAIPAGRARTSRGDYGIGWLALLAEAPPSADCVVFGMHPRGFAGHMPRSADVTRYYLQCPPDDDPENWPQDRVWEELRERLGADGAPPLTEGRLIEKRVLEMHNYVVEPMVSGRLLLAGDAAHLTAPIAAKGMNLALHDAFLLGDALAAHLTKGDSAGLDGYSAACLERVWDYQEFSHWLSEVYHGVSSGDPYRAGTTLARLRRVFASPVAARAFAEQYLGQPATR
- a CDS encoding ArsR/SmtB family transcription factor — protein: MSARMHLSPAHGAHPRSPGEEQFALAAELLALLGDRTRLALLHALTAGEADVTTLTEACAAARPAVSQHLARLRLAGLVDTRKEGRRVIYSLRDGHLRRLVDEALNVADHRLSDRPPHD
- a CDS encoding exonuclease SbcCD subunit D, with translation MRLLHTSDWHLGRAFHRVNMLGAQAEFIGHLVSTVREHDVDAVLVSGDVYDRAVPPLAAVELFDDALHRLADLGVPTVMISGNHDSARRLGVGAGLMGRAGIHLRTDPKTCGTPVVLADDHGGVAFYGLPYLEPALVKDGLGVDKAGHEAVLAAAMGQVRADLATRAPGTRSVVLAHAFVTGGEPSDSERDITVGGVAAVPAGVFDGVDYVALGHLHGCQTIAERVRYPGSPLPYSFSEAGHRKSMWLVDLDAGGAVTAERIDCPVPRPLARIRGTLEGLLADPALRPHEESWVEATLTDAVRPTDPMARLAERFPHTLSLVFDPERVPGEPAVSYARRLAGRSDQEIAEDFVTHVRGAGPDAHEQAVLRDAFDAVRADEAVREVAR
- a CDS encoding SixA phosphatase family protein; translation: MSAHIGAGPLRRLVVLRHAKSAWPDDLPDHERPLAARGRRDAPVAGRLLAEADCLPDLALCSTAVRARQTWDLACAQWGTPPPVRHDRRLYAAGVADLLAVVHEAPAEVATLLLVGHNPGLEELVLDLAGDGLDDLLDEVGTKFPTAAAAVLAWHGPAWRDLTAGTALLTDVMVARGRKG